One window of Salmo salar chromosome ssa11, Ssal_v3.1, whole genome shotgun sequence genomic DNA carries:
- the LOC106561954 gene encoding PHD finger protein 21A isoform X3 produces MMELQTLQEALKAEIQVHQKLVSQMKQDPQNADLKKQLHELQAKITALSEKQKKVVEQLRKELLVKQDHPEVQAHQHPQHPVQPDGKASALPNLHTPPSLPSPDKLSTPQNTMTITPVIATKTLPLVLKAATATMPAFTVTPRPSVAKVTAISNTPKASIGHPDSLSAPINLQTSSKLTHQGMEPVRIVSKNTIVVQATAQPIKVPQFIPPPRLTPRPTFLTQVRPKPATPTPTSTVPIAPAPPPPMLAAPQLLQRPVMLTTKLTSTSLASTTGPIHQVHIVNGQPCASITKTLPSAQLTGIVITSPATITATLATHQTLQIRSLSPDTKTVKARGVTEPKTSASAPSSPSHTARGTPPPLLRNKREDNPQKLAFMVSLGLVTYDHLEEIQSRRQERKRRTTANPVYSGAVFEPERKKNGVTYLNTPLHQGTRKRGRPPKYSSVPELGLHTPTSPTSSHSASPAHHRPERGGSHFPVHPHTLPLPRPSSGDGDIHEDFCTVCRRSGQLLMCDTCARVYHLDCLAPPLKTIPRGMWICPKCHDQILMKDEAIPWPGTLAIVHSYIAYKAAKEEEKQKLVKWSLELKQDREQLEQRVKQLSQSITKCMENKNTILARQRDMHNSLEKVKGLVRLIQGINFCPSPEASPPAVQTSMTNGGADCASADHTDDTSPEEHKNMTNNSGDDLNNNVDGATEEEEKKEEVREIDNLNSSSLGKTFEPPQTIAPALVDIAEGVK; encoded by the exons AAGAAGGTGGTGGAGCAGCTGAGGAAAGAGCTGCTGGTTAAACAGGATCATCCGGAGGTCCAGGCCCATCAGCATCCCCAGCACCCAGTGCAGCCTGATGGGAAGGCCTCTGCCCTGCCTAACCTCCACACCCCACCCTCCCTGCCCTCGCCTGACAAACTGAGCACGCCACAG AACACGATGACGATCACCCCGGTCATCGCCACTAAGACTCTACCTCTGGTACTGAAAGCTGCCACCGCTACCATGCCTGCTTTCACCGTGACGCCGCGACCTTCCGTCGCCAAGGTCACAGCCATCAGCAACACGCCCAAGGCCAGCATAGGTCACCCTGACTCACTGAGTGCACCTATCAACCTTCAGACATCCAGCAAGTTGACCCATCAAGGAATGGAGCCGGTTCGGATTGTCTCCAAGAACACTATTGTT GTGCAGGCCACCGCCCAGCCTATCAAAGTTCCTCAGTTTATCCCTCCGCCTAGACTGACGCCTCGACCTACCTTTCTAACGCAG GTCCGACCTAAACCAGCCACGCCTACGCCCACTTCCACGGTACCCATCGCCCCTGCGCCCCCTCCTCCCATGCTGGCTGCCCCTCAGCTCCTCCAGCGGCCTGTCATGTTGACCACCAAGCTGACCTCCACCTCACTGGCCTCCACCACCGGGCCCATCCACCAGGTACACATTGTAAACGGCCAGCCCTGCGCCAGCATCACCAAGACCCTGCCATCTGCCCAGCTGACTGGCATCGTCATCACCTCGCCAGCCACCATTACGGCCACCCTGGCAACTCATCAGACCCTTCAGATCAGAAGCCTCAGCCCTGACACCAAG ACTGTTAAAGCTCGGGGTGTTACAGAGCCGAAGACCTCGGCCAGTGCGCCCTCCTCTCCTTCACACACCGCTAGAGGCACCCCTCCACCCCTGCTGAGGAACAAGAGAGAGGACAACCCCCAG AAACTTGCCTTCATGGTGTCCTTGGGACTTGTGACATATGACCATCTGGAAG AGATCCAGAGTCGGAGGCAGGAGCGCAAGAGGAGAACAACAGCAAACCCAGTATACAGTGGAGCAGTGTTTGAGCCGGAG CGTAAGAAGAACGGCGTCAcatacctgaacactcctctacACCAAGGCACCAGGAAGAGAG GTCGCCCACCCAAATACAGCAGTGTTCCTGAGCTGGGTCTTCACACCCCAACATCCCCCACCAGCAGTCATTCCGCCTCCCCGGCCCACCACCGGCCAGAGAGGGGGGGCTCTCACTTCCCCGTCCACCCCCACACCCTCCCTCTGCCTAGACCCAGCTCCGGGGAT GGAGACATCCATGAGGACTTCTGCACTGTGTGCAGGCGCAGTGGTCAGTTGCTCATGTGTGACACATGTGCACGTGTTTACCATCTGGACTGCCTCGCTCCACCCTTGAAAACCATTCCCAGGGGCATGTGGATCTGCCCCAAATGTCACGACCAG ATTTTGATGAAAGATGAGGCAATCCCATGGCCTGGAACCCTCGCTATAGTTCATTCCTACATTGCGTATAAAGCAG CTAAAGAGGAGGAGAAGCAGAAACTGGTGAAGTGGAGCTTGGAACTGAAGCAGGACAGAGAACAGCTAGAACAAAGGGTCAAACAGCTGAGCCAATCCATAACG AAATGCATGGAGAACAAGAACACTATCCTGGCCCGTCAGAGGGACATGCACAACTCCCTGGAGAAGGTCAAGGGCCTGGTGCGTCTCATTCAGGGCATCAACTTCTGCCCTTCCCCTGAGGCCTCACCGCCAGCGGTCCAGACCAGCATGACAAATGGAGGAGCAGACTGTGCCAGTGCTGACCACACGGACGACACAAGTCCTGAGGAGCACAAGAACATGACCAACAACAGCGGCGACGACCTGAACAACAACGTGGACGGGGCGAccgaggaggaagagaagaaagaggaagTTAGAGAGATTGACAACCTCAACAGCAGCAGCCTTGGCAAAACCTTTGAGCCTCCCCAGACTATAGCACCGGCCCTTGTGGATAtagcagagggggtcaaataa